The window GTATCTGGATTACTCGCTAAAATTTCAGAACTTACTAAACTTGTGCAAGGTGATCTGAGTAACATTCCAGAGTCAGTAGAGCCGGTTAAAAAAATATCTACTCCTCCACCAACTCAATCCGCCACACAAAAAAAAGAACCAACTACCACAGCACAGAAGGAAAACGATCAAATCGATTCCAATCACACTAAACAAAATGAAAATATGGATTCAAATCCATTACCATCCAAATCAGAATCACAATCCATAAACAAACCAATATCCACACCTCCGTCATCTCCAGAAGATATGGAAAAACTATTAAAGGAAAAATTTTCCGGTATGGAAGTGGATCCTAACCAATTTAAAAATTTATAAGTCCAAAGGTAAGTATGGGAATTTTTGATCAAATGAAACAAATGCGGGAAGCTTTTTCGCAACTGGGTAACATCAAAGAAAAACAGGAAGAATTACAAAAACGATTGGCTCAAATCCGAGTCACTGCTTCCGCGGGGGCAGGTATGGTGGAGGTGACAGCAACTGCTGATGGAACCCTTACCAACTTAAATATTAACCCTATCATGTTCAATGCTGATGATAAAAAGATGTTAGAAGACCTGATCTTGTCCGCCACTAACGAAGTGCAGCGAAAAGCAAAAGAAACGATGGCGCATGAAATGAAAAATGTTTTAGGTTTCAATCCAAGTGATTTTGAAGGAGTCTTCAACCAATTTCAAAAGGATGGAGGGTTCCCACCTGTCTGATCCTCAATTCCAAAAACTCATCCAAGCTTTTTCGAGCCTACCTGGAATCGGAAAAAAAAGTGCAACTCGAATTGGATTTCATATCTTACGTATGGATCCATCTACCTTCCAATCTTGGATCAATCATATCGAAGAAGCAAAAACCAAACTTCGATTTTGTGATGACTGTGGTGGATTAACAGAAGATTCGATTTGTTCGATTTGTTTGTCAGACAGGCGAGATAATGGAATTTTATGTGTCGTGGAACAACCAGAAGATATTTTCTTTATAGAAAACACAAAGGAATACTCCGGTAAATACCATGTTCTAAATGGTGCTATCTCACCATTGGATGGAATTGGACCAGAACAATTACGTATCAAACAATTGATGCAACGTTTGGATATAGGAAATATCAAAGAAGTATTAATTGCTACAAATCCTACTCTTGAAGGGGACGCAACTGCATCTTATCTATCGACAGTCATTAAACCAATGGAAATTAAAATCACAAGGATAGCTCACGGGATTACTATTGGTGGAACGTTGGAATATTCCGACCAATACACTTTAGGTAAGGCAATTAAATCGAGACTGACGTTGTAAGGAATTTGATAAAATACATTTTAGAATCGATGTTCAAATACGATAAAGGCTTCTCGTAACACACGACCGTACTTTGAATCTAGAAGTACAAATAATGCATCCCCAGCCACAAAATAACCCGAACGAAAAATGATTTGGAAATCAGAGGTTACGTTGTAACGAATGTTGAAGTTGTATTCCATACCCATATACGTTGAAGTTCGATAACCATTCCGTTCGCTAAATTCTCTATTGATACGAATTTCAGGCGATTTCGTTGCCCATAATTGATAGTAACCGAACGTAAATTGGTAAGGACTAAAGGCAATGATATTGGAGTACAAACCGTATTCATTCAATCCAGAAAAACTAGATCCATTGAACAATGCATAACCACCAGTAAAGTCAGTAGCAATGTTTGAAATTGAAAATCCTGGAGCAAGAGTTCGGTATCCATTTCCTTTTAAGTTTGCCTCTTGTCCATTTTCATCATAACCAGGTCGGCCTGTTGTACCAAGAGCAATTAAGTTAAAGTTTAAAGACTCATTCCAGCGATAAGTAAATTGGAAATCATACATACCACCTTTGATATAATGTCGTCGAGTTGTATTATAAATTGTTACATCATTGGAGTCATTTATAGCATTTAACTTTTTCACAATTCCAGTATTTAGAATTCCATGCACAATGAAGGAAAATTTCTGAAAATTGAATTCATTATGGAGTCCATACCAAGCAAGTCTTGCTGTTTCATTATCGGTTTTGTCGTTATCATCTAAAAAGTAGGCATACACTTCATTCCGAATGTTCCGAAAGTATTCAAACTTCATACGATTATAATAGATATTTGAACTTTGATAATTTTTATCTGCGAATCCGTTTTTATCGACATCCAAAAAACTTTGATCACGCGCTCGAAGGACTCCACCTTCCAATGACAATCTAAGGAATTGGAAATTTTTTAAAATACTAACACCAGTCCCTGTGGAAAATAAAACCCGTCCTTGTGCGGAACTAAATAATTGTTGGCCTACTTTGATGAATAATCCCGATTCTGGGATTCGAAAATTTAAATAGAGGAGGTTTGTTTGTACATTGACTGCTGCTGTCCTCCCTCTCTCCCCACCAGAACCCGGACCAACAAGACCTGGATCAAATCCATCCGGACCCGTTGCCCTAAGACCTCGTCCACCAAAGGGAATATCTCCCACTTGCATTCCCCAAATACCTTCCACATATTTGTTTGCCGAAAAACTCATATTATAAAGAAAACGAGAATCATAGTAACTCACATCTTCTTTTCGGCGAGTGATTTGACTGGGTAATCCTTGTTGCCTACGTTCCAAATCTGATTGGATTGTTTGCTGTTCTGATTGGACTCTTTCAGTTTCTTCCTTTTCTAAATTTGTGATGGGAGTGACAGGAGTTTTTCTTTCTAACAAAACATCACGTCCAACATTCGTTGCTCTCACACGAAACGATCCATTAAAATTCATGATCGTTCTCTGTGATTCTTCTTCTTGGGCAGAAAGAAAAAAGAAAGGAATCAAAACTAATATCGTAACAGAAAATAAACGTGTTAACATTTTGAATTTATTCTTTTTTCACCCATTTGTTGGATTTGAAATATTTATTGATTAACTGTTGGATTTTGCCTGTTCGCTTCAATTCTTTAATAAAGAAATTTAGGTTGTATAAAAATTCAATATCTCTTTTGGCAACAGCCATACTGATATGGTCTTCTTGCACAACGCCTAAAATTGGTAAGTAATTGGCGAGCAAAGAAGAATCTTTTTGTAATAAAGCTTGTATAAAAAACGAATCAGCAACAAAAGCATTTACATTGTTTTTCTTCAATTCGCTTAATGCAGCTTCATTTGTGAAATAGGAAAACACCTGTGCTTTCGGAAATGCTTCCCGCAAAAATTGATGGTTCGAACTATTTGCAAGTACAGAATAAGAGATTCCCGTAATGTTTGTTAGGTCATTTAAATTACGAAATAATTGGACCGTTACAATTTGACCTTCAGGCTCTGGGGGGAGCGCTGTACGATTCACCAGTGCCGCCGGAGTGGAAACTAGATATGGATCTGTAAAATATACATCTCTAAAACGGTTGATGGAAGATGAGATCCCAGCCATTGCAATTTGAGTGTCACCTTTTTCCAACATTCTGGCATGTTGATCGAAAGTTCGTAATGGAATGATTTTTAAATCTACATCTAGAAATTTTGCGTATTCTTGCGCTAATTCAACATCAAGACCTGGATAAAATTCGTTTGGATTTTCAATGTAAAAAGGGTCATAAAATTCATTTACCGATACCGTTAAAGTTTTTGTTTTTCGGATTTTTTCAAGTGTAGGACTCGTCTGACCCAACAAGACTGTTGAGGCAAATAGTGTGAAACTGACAAAAGCCCAAATGAACTTACGGTAAAGAGGGGACATCCAATTAACCTTCTTTTCCGAAATAGAATCGGCAAGGAAAAATTATGGATTCAATAGGACAAATTCAGTTCGCCGATTTTTTTTAGACGAAGCCTCATCTGTCCCCTGGACCATAGGTTGGGTTGGACCTTTTCCTTCCGTTACCAATCGGTTGGGATCCACTCCTTTGGAGACTAAATACTGTTTAACGGATTCCGCCCTTTCTTTTGATAAAACCATATTATCATCGTATGTACCCGTTAAATCAGTATGACCTATGATTTTCATTTTTTGATCTGAATTTTCGTGTAAATAGTCCACGATAGAATCAAGTGGAATAGAGGATTCAGATTTTAATACGGAAGACGCTCTTTCAAAATACACAGAATCTAGAGAGATTTTTTTAGTTTCCTCTAATTTCTTTTGTACTAAATTTTCTTGTTTAGGAACAGACGCTGTGAAGATATCAAATGACTTACCGTCTACTCTTCGACAAAACAAAAATGTTTTTTTCACCTGTTGAAAAACAATATAAGCTTCATCTTCAGGAGAGTTAATTGGTGATCCAAGGTTTTCTATATTTGTAAAGGTTTCACCCTCGATTTTTGCCATATACAAATCAAAACCACCATAACCGCCAGGTCGGTTTGATGCAAAAAAAAGAATCTTTCCATCATCATTAAAAGCTGCTGCAATGGTTGCATAATCATCGTTAATTGGTGATGGCAAAAGTTTAGGTTTTGTCCATTGGTTATTTTTAAATTGGCTATAATATACTTTTGCTAAATTTGGTTTTCCAAATGGATAACGTGTAAAAAGAAGAGTGTCCCCTAATAGGTGTGGATTTTCTTCTATCTCTTCCGTATTAATGGCAGATGGCAAGGCTACTGGAATCGACCAATCTTTTCCATTCCAATTGGAAACGTACAAATCTCTAGAGATCCCAACCTTTCCATCAGGTAAACTCACTTCAACAGAACCATCCCTATTGGAAGAAAGGAGTAATGTTTTTCCATCCCTAGAAATGAAGGGACTTTGGTCATCGAATGGAGAGTTTAAAACACTCACCTCTTCTGGAAAATCCCAGCTACCGTCACTTTTCCGATTTGATTTGAATATCTCCGTATAACCTCGATTTGATCTTTTCGAATAGAAGTATAATGTTTTGGCATCAGGTGTCATTGTTGGTCCAAATTCCTGAAATTCTGAATTGATTGGTCCTTGGATTGGCGCAACTAACAAAGATCCTTCGGTATCGTTTGTTTGGGCAAGAAGGGAAAAATTCAAAAAAACACAGAGGAATTGGAAACTAAGGACAAATTGTAAGACTTTCATTGTAGATGATAGACTCCGATACATGGAGTGGATCCATGAAATTTGTCTATTCTCGCGGAACGGGGAGTTAATTGTATTAGAATTATTCCCCTGAGATTGCGATTTAAACGCCACGCAATTATTCCCTCCAGCTCGGGAATTAAATCTATCACAAATAATCGCAATCTTCTTTGATATAATACTCATACATTTATACCTTTCAGCTTGCGTGTTATTTCCATAACGGTTATCGCGCAATTTTCGCGAGATAATCGCATTATGTTTATTTCCAAAAAGGTAATTGATTCGATTTAGAAACTGAATGGGAAAATTAGAGTTTAATTCTCTATGAAAATTGTTCATGGGCATTTGACACCTCGGTCATCTGCCCATAAATTCTAACGAATGTAAGGTTTTAGTACATCCGGAATTTGGAAGGTTCCATCTTCGGATTGGTAATTTTCGATCACCGCTGCCAGTGTTCGACCGATCGCAAGACCAGAACCATTCAAAGTATGGACGAGCAGGTTTTTCCCTTCCTTTGACTTGTATCGAATTTTTCCGCGTCTTGCTTGATAGTCTTTGAAGTTAGAAACTGAAGAAATTTCCATAAATCGACCTAGTCCTGGCATCCATACCTCGATATCATAGGTTTTGGAGGAGGCACTCGACATATCCTTACTACAAAGTAACATCACTCGATACGGGAGTTTTAATTTTTGCAAAATGGATTCTGCATCCTGTAACATCTTTTCATGTGCTTCCCCTGATTTCTCTGGTTCGACAAATTTAACAAGTTCCACTTTTTGAAACTGATGGACCCTTACAAGACCTCTTGTGTCTCTACCATAAGAACCCGCTTCCCGTCTAAAACATGAGGTGTGAGCACAAACGGAAATGGGTAATTCTTTCTCTTGGATGATTTCATCGCGGTAATAATTGGTTAATGGAACTTCCGCCGTGGGAATGAGATTGAGGCCGTCCTTTTCCAATCGATAAAAATCTTCTGCAAATTTGGGAAGTTGACCTGTGGCAGTCATGGATTCATCATTCACAAGCACAGGAACCCACATCTCTTCATAACCATTTTCTGAAGTATGAGTATCAAGCATCAGGTTCATCAATGACCGTTCTAATTTTGCACCTAACCCACGATAGGTGTAAAACCTTGCACCAGAAAGTTTCACTCCGCGTTCGAAATCGAAAATTCCTAATTTTTCACCAATATCAAAATGTGTTTTTGCTTCGAAAGAAAGTTTTGGAATTTCACCCCATTGCCGGATGAGGACATTGTCCTCTTCCGATTTTCCCTCCGGTACAGATGGATCAAGTAAGTTTGGTAAACCCAAATTCAACTCGTGTAAGGATTCTTCTTCTTTCGTTAGTTCTTCTTCAATGGATTTGATCCTGTCGCCAACACCTTTCATCGAATTGGAAATTTCAGTGATGTCCTTTCCTTGCGATTTTTGGATTCCAATTTCTTTGGAGACTCGGTTTCGTTCAGCACGCAGTTCCTCTACTTCCAATTTGAGTATTCTTTGTTTTTCGGAAACAGATTTGATCTTTGCTTCTATGTCAGAAGAAACTACACCACGTTTTTGTAAGGTGGAAAGTAACTCTTCTGGATTCTGAACAATTCGATTGATATCAAGCATGGTGATAGGCCTTTCTTTCTGTAAATTTTATTGAATTCTGATAAATACGATCTGCTACTTCCGCATTGGGTTCTGTGCGTAGGTTAAACATTTTTTCTAAAACAAAAGGTAAATGAGAGGAATCATTCCTTTTTCCTCTATGTGGCATAGGAGATAAAAATGGTGCATCAGTTTCAATCAACATTGATTCGAGTGGAATTTTTTTGGCTGCTTCCTGAATATCGGTCGCTGATTTAAACGTCACAATTCCTGAAAAAGAAATGTAATACCCAAGGTCCACAAATTGTTTTGCAGCTTCATAATCATAAGTAAAACAATGGATCACACCAAAAGCTTTGGTTTTATATTCTTTGAGAGCTTCATAAGTATCCGCGAAGGCATCACGTGAGTGGATCACAACTGGAAGTTTATATTCAGATGAAAACTGTAAAAACTTTCGCAGAACATCGTTTTGTTGGGAACGAGTGCTCGCATCATGATACAAATCGACACCAATTTCGCCAATTGCTGAAAATTTCGGATCATACATTCGGGATTTGGCTAACTCTAAGATTTGGTCTGCGTTTGGAAATTCATGTGTTTCTGTTGGGTGGCAACCAATCGAATAGGATATTTGTAATTCATTTGTAGAATATGTTTCTGATATACGAACAGCTTCGTTCGAACTTGGTAAATCAATGCCAATTTGAACCAGTCGGTCTACTCCAACTTTTCGGGATTTCTCCAGGGTTTCTTCAATGCTTTGTCCTTGTTCTCGAATTATGTCTAAGTGGCAATGTGTGTCTATTGTCGAATATCCCATAAATAGCAAGATTTGTAATTTCCACTGGATGAAAATGAAAATTCAATCGAAAGATATAGTGGGTAGATTAACTTTTGTTTAAATCATCATAGGTCTATAACGAACGTGGAAGTAAAACAAAGATTACATTTAATTTTCTACCGACTTCGGTATAAAGTCCAGGAATGGAAGCTTAAGTTATCCCAACGTTATGAGGAT of the Leptospira biflexa serovar Patoc strain 'Patoc 1 (Paris)' genome contains:
- a CDS encoding YbaB/EbfC family nucleoid-associated protein, whose amino-acid sequence is MFDQMKQMREAFSQLGNIKEKQEELQKRLAQIRVTASAGAGMVEVTATADGTLTNLNINPIMFNADDKKMLEDLILSATNEVQRKAKETMAHEMKNVLGFNPSDFEGVFNQFQKDGGFPPV
- the recR gene encoding recombination mediator RecR — protein: MEGSHLSDPQFQKLIQAFSSLPGIGKKSATRIGFHILRMDPSTFQSWINHIEEAKTKLRFCDDCGGLTEDSICSICLSDRRDNGILCVVEQPEDIFFIENTKEYSGKYHVLNGAISPLDGIGPEQLRIKQLMQRLDIGNIKEVLIATNPTLEGDATASYLSTVIKPMEIKITRIAHGITIGGTLEYSDQYTLGKAIKSRLTL
- a CDS encoding substrate-binding periplasmic protein — its product is MSPLYRKFIWAFVSFTLFASTVLLGQTSPTLEKIRKTKTLTVSVNEFYDPFYIENPNEFYPGLDVELAQEYAKFLDVDLKIIPLRTFDQHARMLEKGDTQIAMAGISSSINRFRDVYFTDPYLVSTPAALVNRTALPPEPEGQIVTVQLFRNLNDLTNITGISYSVLANSSNHQFLREAFPKAQVFSYFTNEAALSELKKNNVNAFVADSFFIQALLQKDSSLLANYLPILGVVQEDHISMAVAKRDIEFLYNLNFFIKELKRTGKIQQLINKYFKSNKWVKKE
- a CDS encoding OmpA family protein, which encodes MKVLQFVLSFQFLCVFLNFSLLAQTNDTEGSLLVAPIQGPINSEFQEFGPTMTPDAKTLYFYSKRSNRGYTEIFKSNRKSDGSWDFPEEVSVLNSPFDDQSPFISRDGKTLLLSSNRDGSVEVSLPDGKVGISRDLYVSNWNGKDWSIPVALPSAINTEEIEENPHLLGDTLLFTRYPFGKPNLAKVYYSQFKNNQWTKPKLLPSPINDDYATIAAAFNDDGKILFFASNRPGGYGGFDLYMAKIEGETFTNIENLGSPINSPEDEAYIVFQQVKKTFLFCRRVDGKSFDIFTASVPKQENLVQKKLEETKKISLDSVYFERASSVLKSESSIPLDSIVDYLHENSDQKMKIIGHTDLTGTYDDNMVLSKERAESVKQYLVSKGVDPNRLVTEGKGPTQPMVQGTDEASSKKNRRTEFVLLNP
- the serS gene encoding serine--tRNA ligase; the protein is MLDINRIVQNPEELLSTLQKRGVVSSDIEAKIKSVSEKQRILKLEVEELRAERNRVSKEIGIQKSQGKDITEISNSMKGVGDRIKSIEEELTKEEESLHELNLGLPNLLDPSVPEGKSEEDNVLIRQWGEIPKLSFEAKTHFDIGEKLGIFDFERGVKLSGARFYTYRGLGAKLERSLMNLMLDTHTSENGYEEMWVPVLVNDESMTATGQLPKFAEDFYRLEKDGLNLIPTAEVPLTNYYRDEIIQEKELPISVCAHTSCFRREAGSYGRDTRGLVRVHQFQKVELVKFVEPEKSGEAHEKMLQDAESILQKLKLPYRVMLLCSKDMSSASSKTYDIEVWMPGLGRFMEISSVSNFKDYQARRGKIRYKSKEGKNLLVHTLNGSGLAIGRTLAAVIENYQSEDGTFQIPDVLKPYIR
- a CDS encoding TatD family hydrolase, producing MGYSTIDTHCHLDIIREQGQSIEETLEKSRKVGVDRLVQIGIDLPSSNEAVRISETYSTNELQISYSIGCHPTETHEFPNADQILELAKSRMYDPKFSAIGEIGVDLYHDASTRSQQNDVLRKFLQFSSEYKLPVVIHSRDAFADTYEALKEYKTKAFGVIHCFTYDYEAAKQFVDLGYYISFSGIVTFKSATDIQEAAKKIPLESMLIETDAPFLSPMPHRGKRNDSSHLPFVLEKMFNLRTEPNAEVADRIYQNSIKFTERKAYHHA